ACGTTAAAACCAGGCTGGGCTGTCGGGTCATGGGTGACCTCTGTATTTTCCGGCGTGGGGTAGCTCATAAACTGCGTCCAGGATGAGGCCGCAGACACATACAGCACACCATCTTTATAGTTCACTGTGTTCTGATGAATGTGGCCGTGCAGTACAGCGCGCAGACGCGGACCCGCTTGCATCAATAAGCCATGGACGGCCTCACCGTTATTGGTGCGCATCCAATCATCGAGCCAGGGCGCACCAACAGGCATCAGATTATGGTGAACAGCCACCAACAGAGGGCGGGTATCCTCAGCGGAGACGATCTCCTCCAGCCAGAGCAACTGTTCATGAGGGATATTGCCTGTGGGGTCTTCCGCCGGGCCGTTGCTATCAAGTACCACAAGCTGCACGCCGTTGATCTCCATCTGGTAATACAGATAGGGCGTGACGACATCCTCAGTCCGGTTCAGCAAAATGCGCTGCAAGCCACCACAATCATCATGATTACCTGCCATGTAATACACCGGGGCCTTAAGCGGCTCAAAAGCGGCTTCTGCGGCGGAATAGGCCTCTGGATAAGGGTCGTACACCACATCCCCCGTATGCAGTATAAAATCCGGCTGGAACGGCAGCGCGTTCACAGCCTCAACCAGGGCCTTCGTCCCGGCAAGCGGCGTCGGCGCGCCATGTTTGATATAACTCGTATCGGGATTGATATGTGTATCGCTGATATGCACAAAGCGCAGCAGAGTAGTCATTCGCAAACCTCTTTTGACGGACCTTTTATCACATCACAGAACCAGCTTATAACTCTAGCGCAGCTATCCGCTACAGGCCATAACCGTCTCTGCGATTTAATGCGTTCTTACAGAATGTTCTTAGAGAAGAATCGCATAGGAGAGGCGCGCCAACCATGGCACGCTAGAGCTGTCCTAATTCTGGCACGTTCTCATTTGCTGCCTGCAACTGCTCGATAAGCGCTTCTGCTTCGTCATTGCTGCTAACGAGATAAAACGATTGATACAGGCCCATATTTATAAACCAGGATAAAATGGCCCTAACAAATTGACTGTTCACCACATTGACCACTGCGAAAACATTCGGAGGCATTTTGCGGATAACATAGCGCAAGTGAGGGAAAGGATTACCCGGAGGCATAGCAACAGATCTTGGATCAAAGTAAGCGATCACAGGATGGTGAACTGTGCGTACAACTTGTATAGCGGCATCCATAGCCTGTCGATATTCTTGCCAATCTTTGACGCCTTCAGGCGTAAGGTAGATGTGATAGATTGTTTTTTCTTCGTTATACCATTCGGAGATCATCACCATAAGAGCACAATCATTGATGCAATAAACAAAATGGCCTGCTAAAAACACTATTTTAAAACGCTATCTAAAGACACTATTTTGAATCGGTGGCCTAGGGCTGGGTAGCCACATCACGCACACTTAATAGCCGTTTGCAATGCCATCGAGTTCTATTGCATCGGCCTTAAGTTGGGCGATCAGTTCATCAGATTCTTTCTCTGTCGTCACGATGTAGAGCCATTGATATAGCCCCACTTTCTTGACCCATTCAATGATCATGCTGATAAAGCGGTTGGTCGAGATTGTCACAATCGCGATGACGTGAGGGGGTTTTAAATTAATCGCTTTACGTAGATGTGGCAACGGATTGCCAGAAGGAATCGTAAAGCTGTATGGATCAAACAGAACAATCACAGGATGTTGGACTGTGTTAATCTCTCGCAGACCTTCTTCAATGGCATCCCAATATTCCTGCCAACTCGTTAGAGAAGTCGTGTAGTGAAAGAGGAAAACCGTTTTTTCTTCATCATGCCACTGCGGAATTAAAGCCATAGGATTACCTAACAAAACAACATT
The Phototrophicus methaneseepsis DNA segment above includes these coding regions:
- a CDS encoding metallophosphoesterase family protein, producing the protein MTTLLRFVHISDTHINPDTSYIKHGAPTPLAGTKALVEAVNALPFQPDFILHTGDVVYDPYPEAYSAAEAAFEPLKAPVYYMAGNHDDCGGLQRILLNRTEDVVTPYLYYQMEINGVQLVVLDSNGPAEDPTGNIPHEQLLWLEEIVSAEDTRPLLVAVHHNLMPVGAPWLDDWMRTNNGEAVHGLLMQAGPRLRAVLHGHIHQNTVNYKDGVLYVSAASSWTQFMSYPTPENTEVTHDPTAQPGFNVVHVTTDGISIRTHQFQVR